A genomic window from Bubalus bubalis isolate 160015118507 breed Murrah chromosome 11, NDDB_SH_1, whole genome shotgun sequence includes:
- the LOC102397182 gene encoding 40S ribosomal protein S20-like produces MAFKDTGKTPVEPEVAIHRIRITLTSRNVKSLEKVCADLIRGVKEKNLKVKGPVQMTTRTLRKTTRKTPCGEGSKTWDRFQMKIHKRLIDLHSPSEVVKQITSISIEPGVEVEVTTADA; encoded by the coding sequence ATGGCCTTTAAAGACACTGGCAAGACTCCTGTGGAGCCAGAGGTGGCCATTCACCGGATTAGGATCACCCTCACCAGCCGCAACGTGAAGTCTCTGGAGAAGGTGTGTGCTGACCTGATCAGAGGCGTGAAGGAAAAGAATCTCAAAGTGAAAGGACCAGTTCAGATGACTACCAGGACTCTGAGAAAAACTACGAGGAAAACTCCTTGTGGTGAAGGTTCTAAGACTTGGGATCGATTCCAAATGAAGATTCACAAGCGACTCATTGATCTGCACAGTCCTTCTGAAGTTGTCAAGCAGATCACTTCCATCAGTATTGAGCCGGGAGTCGAGGTGGAAGTCACCACTGCCGATGCCTAA